From one Triticum urartu cultivar G1812 chromosome 3, Tu2.1, whole genome shotgun sequence genomic stretch:
- the LOC125542845 gene encoding receptor-like protein 35 isoform X1 — protein sequence MSSRHPQLHLILLLLPYYCSTHTTANGGNGTTTQCIPDHSSSLLQLKHSFLNPNLSSWQQGSDCCHWEGVGCDRDSGQVITLDLSYRKLQSISDLSLTLFNLTSLRNLNLSGNDFGLTNLPRFGFERLIELLSLDLSNTRFFGQIPIGIAHLENLLTLDLSNNDLYLREPSFQTLIANMSNLRSLNLDTVQILSGASTWSVALADSVPLLQDLGLFQCSLSGPIHHSFSQLHFLATINLAANVISGQVPSFFAEFSFLSHLDLFHNNFEGQFPTKIFQLGNLTYLEVSYNPSLSVQLPDFPPGNILESLDVRETNLSIAIPDSLFHLNSLKALRLSTTGFPKHLITAIANLTSLESLWLSGSGIEKPMLSWIGRFKNLTDLLLIDYDFYGPIPWWIRNCTNLMFLELSACNLSGAIPSWIGNFTKLSFLDLSNNRLTGKIPTILFNLPSLEELQLSSNELYGTLEDIPDHLSTFMEHIDLSNNNLAGKIPKVLFTLPSLEALILSSNELCGTLEDIPDPISSFQYFIDLSNNNLAGHIPKSLFDLTRLQYLFLDSNQFEGTVDLSLLWKMKALDTLRISNNMLSVIDVGGGYPFTFIPRIRELGLAHCNLTKIPIALRYANELSFLDLSNNRIAGVIPSWIWVKWKDIISLDLSNNIFTSLENSPSVVHMHNLYYLNLSSNKLHGTVPIPLAAKFEAVVFLDYSNNSFSSIMPDFGRYLPNNTLYLDLSRNKLSGHIPRSICIQQDLDLLDLSYNNFSSVVPSCLMQGSSGLSTLKLRENHFHGMLPENIGEGCMLQTIDLNNNQIEGKIPTSLSNCQGLELLDVGNNQIVGSFPSWLGVLPHLRVLVLRSNQLSGTIRDIKGDHTINNYFASLQILDLASNNFSGNLPNGWFNELKAMMENVSDEGQVLGHDANSISRFYQDTVTITFKGFDLSFTKILRTFKAIDLSNNSFDGPLPESIGRFVSLHGLNASYNNFTGQIPYQYSNLSQLESLDLSWNQITGEIPQELTSLTSLEWLNLSYNNLYGRIPQGNQFSTFSDSSFEGNLGLCGVQLSKHCDNQSSIAPSEVAPPESDSLWQDKLGVILLFAFVGLGFGVGFALSFLLRLYCRMEGWVCKQS from the exons ATGAGCTCCAGGCACCCACAGCTTCACCTCATCCTACTACTGCTCCCATACTACTGCTCCACCCACACCACTGCCAACGGTGGCAATGGAACCACAACCCAGTGCATCCCTGACCATTCTTCGTCTCTCCTCCAACTGAAGCACTCCTTCCTCAACCCCAACCTCTCGTCATGGCAGCAGGGCTCAGACTGTTGCCACTGGGAGGGCGTCGGGTGTGATAGGGATTCCGGTCAGGTGATCACTTTGGACCTCAGTTATCGTAAACTGCAGAGCATCAGTGATCTCAGCTTGACACTATTCAACCTCACCTCGCTCAGAAATCTCAACCTCTCTGGTAATGACTTTGGCTTGACCAACCTTCCTAGATTCGGATTTGAGCGGCTGATCGAGCTCCTCAGTCTCGATTTGTCTAATACACGGTTTTTTGGTCAGATACCCATTGGGATTGCACACCTTGAGAATTTGCTTACGCTTGATCTTTCTAATAATGATCTGTATCTCCGAGAGCCAAGTTTTCAAACCCTCATAGCAAACATGAGCAATCTGAGATCGCTCAATCTTGATACTGTGCAAATCTTAAGCGGTGCATCAACTTGGTCCGTTGCATTAGCAGACTCTGTTCCTCTACTACAGGATCTTGGTTTGTTTCAGTGTTCACTAAGTGGTCCAATTCACCATTCATTCTCCCAACTCCATTTTCTAGCAACGATCAACCTCGCAGCTAATGTAATTTCTGGACAGGTTCCTAGCTTCTTTGCAGAATTCTCTTTCTTAAGCCACCTTGATCTCTTTCATAATAATTTTGAAGGACAATTTCCCACGAAGATCTTCCAGCTAGGAAATCTCACATATCTTGAAGTGTCCTACAACCCCAGTCTTTCCGTGCAACTACCAGATTTTCCACCGGGAAATATTTTGGAATCTTTAGACGTGAGGGAGACAAACCTTTCGATTGCCATACCAGACTCCCTTTTCCATCTCAACTCGTTGAAAGCCTTACGCCTTAGCACCACAGGATTTCCCAAGCATCTCATTACTGCCATAGCTAACCTTACGTCCCTAGAGTCATTGTGGCTCTCTGGGTCAGGAATAGAGAAGCCAATGCTCTCTTGGATTGGAAGATTTAAGAATCTGACAGACTTGTTGCTGATAGACTATGATTTCTATGGGCCGATTCCATGGTGGATCAGAAATTGCACGAACTTAATGTTCTTAGAGCTCTCTGCTTGCAATTTGTCTGGGGCAATACCCTCGTGGATTGGGAACTTTACCAAGCTTTCATTTTTGGATTTATCAAATAACCGGTTGACCG GCAAAATCCCAACCATTCTATTCAATCTTCCTTCATTGGAAGAACTACAACTATCATCAAATGAACTTTATGGGACTCTAGAAGACATTCCAGACCACTTGTCTACCTTCATGGAGCACATCGACCTAAGCAATAACAACCTTGCAG GCAAAATCCCGAAGGTTCTGTTCACTCTTCCGTCATTGGAAGCACTAATACTATCATCAAATGAACTTTGTGGAACTCTAGAAGATATTCCAGACCCAATATCTTCCTTCCAGTACTTCATCGACCTAAGCAATAACAACCTTGCAGGTCATATACCCAAATCTTTGTTCGACCTTACGAGGCTTCAATATCTATTCCTTGACTCGAATCAGTTTGAAGGCACCGTAGATCTTAGCCTGCTTTGGAAGATGAAGGCATTGGATACATTAAGGATCTCCAACAATATGTTATCAGTGATAGATGTTGGGGGTggctatccatttacttttatccCTCGCATCAGAGAACTAGGATTAGCGCACTGCAACCTTACAAAAATTCCTATTGCATTGAGGTACGCAAATGAATTGTCCTTCTTGGACCTCTCAAACAACCGAATAGCTGGAGTCATACCAAGTTGGATATGGGTGAAGTGGAAGGATATAATCTCGTTAGACCTCTCAAACAATATTTTCACTAGCCTTGAAAACTCTCCATCTGTTGTTCATATGCACAATTTATATTATCTAAATCTTAGTTCCAACAAACTGCATGGCACTGTACCTATACCACTCGCAGCTAAGTTCGAGGCTGTAGTGTTCTTAGATTACTCAAACAATAGCTTCTCTTCTATTATGCCTGACTTTGGTAGGTACCTTCCCAACAATACCCTTTACCTTGATTTGTCCAGGAATAAATTAAGTGGTCACATACCAAGGTCTATTTGTATCCAACAAGATCTTGACCTACTGGACTTATCATACAACAATTTCAGCAGCGTGGTGCCATCTTGTCTAATGCAAGGTAGCAGCGGCTTGAGTACATTGAAGTTGAGAGAGAATCATTTCCATGGGATGTTGCCTGAAAATATTGGAGAAGGATGTATGCTTCAGACAATAGATCTGAACAACAACCAAATTGAAGGGAAAATACCCACATCACTATCAAATTGCCAAGGCCTAGAGCTCCTTGATGTTGGTAACAATCAAATTGTTGGTTCTTTTCCATCTTGGTTAGGTGTTCTTCCACATCTTCGAGTTCTTGTCTTGAGATCCAACCAACTCAGCGGCACCATAAGGgatattaaaggtgatcatacaATCAACAACTACTTTGCAAGTTTGCAAATACTTGATTTGGCCTCCAACAACTTCTCCGGAAACCTACCAAATGGATGGTTTAATGAACTGAAAGCAATGATGGAAAATGTCAGTGATGAGGGACAAGTTCTAGGACATGATGCAAATTcaatttcaagattttatcaaGATACTGTTACCATCACATTCAAAGGGTTTGATCTTAGTTTCACCAAAATTCTAAGAACTTTCAAAGCAATTGATTTATCGAATAACTCGTTTGATGGACCACTTCCGGAGTCAATTGGGAGGTTTGTTTCCCTACACGGACTTAACGCATCATACAACAACTTCACGGGACAAATTCCATATCAGTACAGCAACTTGTCTCAGCTGGAATCGTTGGATCTCTCTTGGAACCAGATAACAGGGGAAATACCACAGGAGTTAACCTCACTTACTTCTCTTGAATGGTTGAATCTTTCATACAACAACTTGTATGGAAGAATCCCGCAAGGCAACCAGTTCTCAACATTTTCGGACAGTTCATTTGAAGGTAATCTAGGCCTTTGTGGAGTTCAACTCTCCAAGCACTGCGACAATCAAAGTTCAATTGCTCCAAGTGAAGTGGCTCCTCCAGAATCTGACAGCTTGTGGCAGGACAAACTCGGTGTTATCCTTTTGTTCGCGTTTGTTGGCTTGGGATTTGGAGTCGGCTTTGCACTGTCATTCTTGTTGCGATTGTATTGCCGCATGGAAGGATGGGTCTGCAAGCAATCATGA
- the LOC125542845 gene encoding receptor-like protein 7 isoform X2 encodes MSSRHPQLHLILLLLPYYCSTHTTANGGNGTTTQCIPDHSSSLLQLKHSFLNPNLSSWQQGSDCCHWEGVGCDRDSGQVITLDLSYRKLQSISDLSLTLFNLTSLRNLNLSGNDFGLTNLPRFGFERLIELLSLDLSNTRFFGQIPIGIAHLENLLTLDLSNNDLYLREPSFQTLIANMSNLRSLNLDTVQILSGASTWSVALADSVPLLQDLGLFQCSLSGPIHHSFSQLHFLATINLAANVISGQVPSFFAEFSFLSHLDLFHNNFEGQFPTKIFQLGNLTYLEVSYNPSLSVQLPDFPPGNILESLDVRETNLSIAIPDSLFHLNSLKALRLSTTGFPKHLITAIANLTSLESLWLSGSGIEKPMLSWIGRFKNLTDLLLIDYDFYGPIPWWIRNCTNLMFLELSACNLSGAIPSWIGNFTKLSFLDLSNNRLTGKIPTILFNLPSLEELQLSSNELYGTLEDIPDHLSTFMEHIDLSNNNLAGKIPKVLFTLPSLEALILSSNELCGTLEDIPDPISSFQYFIDLSNNNLAGHIPKSLFDLTRLQYLFLDSNQFEGTVDLSLLWKMKALDTLRISNNMLSVIDVGGGYPFTFIPRIRELGLAHCNLTKIPIALRNKLSGHIPRSICIQQDLDLLDLSYNNFSSVVPSCLMQGSSGLSTLKLRENHFHGMLPENIGEGCMLQTIDLNNNQIEGKIPTSLSNCQGLELLDVGNNQIVGSFPSWLGVLPHLRVLVLRSNQLSGTIRDIKGDHTINNYFASLQILDLASNNFSGNLPNGWFNELKAMMENVSDEGQVLGHDANSISRFYQDTVTITFKGFDLSFTKILRTFKAIDLSNNSFDGPLPESIGRFVSLHGLNASYNNFTGQIPYQYSNLSQLESLDLSWNQITGEIPQELTSLTSLEWLNLSYNNLYGRIPQGNQFSTFSDSSFEGNLGLCGVQLSKHCDNQSSIAPSEVAPPESDSLWQDKLGVILLFAFVGLGFGVGFALSFLLRLYCRMEGWVCKQS; translated from the exons ATGAGCTCCAGGCACCCACAGCTTCACCTCATCCTACTACTGCTCCCATACTACTGCTCCACCCACACCACTGCCAACGGTGGCAATGGAACCACAACCCAGTGCATCCCTGACCATTCTTCGTCTCTCCTCCAACTGAAGCACTCCTTCCTCAACCCCAACCTCTCGTCATGGCAGCAGGGCTCAGACTGTTGCCACTGGGAGGGCGTCGGGTGTGATAGGGATTCCGGTCAGGTGATCACTTTGGACCTCAGTTATCGTAAACTGCAGAGCATCAGTGATCTCAGCTTGACACTATTCAACCTCACCTCGCTCAGAAATCTCAACCTCTCTGGTAATGACTTTGGCTTGACCAACCTTCCTAGATTCGGATTTGAGCGGCTGATCGAGCTCCTCAGTCTCGATTTGTCTAATACACGGTTTTTTGGTCAGATACCCATTGGGATTGCACACCTTGAGAATTTGCTTACGCTTGATCTTTCTAATAATGATCTGTATCTCCGAGAGCCAAGTTTTCAAACCCTCATAGCAAACATGAGCAATCTGAGATCGCTCAATCTTGATACTGTGCAAATCTTAAGCGGTGCATCAACTTGGTCCGTTGCATTAGCAGACTCTGTTCCTCTACTACAGGATCTTGGTTTGTTTCAGTGTTCACTAAGTGGTCCAATTCACCATTCATTCTCCCAACTCCATTTTCTAGCAACGATCAACCTCGCAGCTAATGTAATTTCTGGACAGGTTCCTAGCTTCTTTGCAGAATTCTCTTTCTTAAGCCACCTTGATCTCTTTCATAATAATTTTGAAGGACAATTTCCCACGAAGATCTTCCAGCTAGGAAATCTCACATATCTTGAAGTGTCCTACAACCCCAGTCTTTCCGTGCAACTACCAGATTTTCCACCGGGAAATATTTTGGAATCTTTAGACGTGAGGGAGACAAACCTTTCGATTGCCATACCAGACTCCCTTTTCCATCTCAACTCGTTGAAAGCCTTACGCCTTAGCACCACAGGATTTCCCAAGCATCTCATTACTGCCATAGCTAACCTTACGTCCCTAGAGTCATTGTGGCTCTCTGGGTCAGGAATAGAGAAGCCAATGCTCTCTTGGATTGGAAGATTTAAGAATCTGACAGACTTGTTGCTGATAGACTATGATTTCTATGGGCCGATTCCATGGTGGATCAGAAATTGCACGAACTTAATGTTCTTAGAGCTCTCTGCTTGCAATTTGTCTGGGGCAATACCCTCGTGGATTGGGAACTTTACCAAGCTTTCATTTTTGGATTTATCAAATAACCGGTTGACCG GCAAAATCCCAACCATTCTATTCAATCTTCCTTCATTGGAAGAACTACAACTATCATCAAATGAACTTTATGGGACTCTAGAAGACATTCCAGACCACTTGTCTACCTTCATGGAGCACATCGACCTAAGCAATAACAACCTTGCAG GCAAAATCCCGAAGGTTCTGTTCACTCTTCCGTCATTGGAAGCACTAATACTATCATCAAATGAACTTTGTGGAACTCTAGAAGATATTCCAGACCCAATATCTTCCTTCCAGTACTTCATCGACCTAAGCAATAACAACCTTGCAGGTCATATACCCAAATCTTTGTTCGACCTTACGAGGCTTCAATATCTATTCCTTGACTCGAATCAGTTTGAAGGCACCGTAGATCTTAGCCTGCTTTGGAAGATGAAGGCATTGGATACATTAAGGATCTCCAACAATATGTTATCAGTGATAGATGTTGGGGGTggctatccatttacttttatccCTCGCATCAGAGAACTAGGATTAGCGCACTGCAACCTTACAAAAATTCCTATTGCATTGAG GAATAAATTAAGTGGTCACATACCAAGGTCTATTTGTATCCAACAAGATCTTGACCTACTGGACTTATCATACAACAATTTCAGCAGCGTGGTGCCATCTTGTCTAATGCAAGGTAGCAGCGGCTTGAGTACATTGAAGTTGAGAGAGAATCATTTCCATGGGATGTTGCCTGAAAATATTGGAGAAGGATGTATGCTTCAGACAATAGATCTGAACAACAACCAAATTGAAGGGAAAATACCCACATCACTATCAAATTGCCAAGGCCTAGAGCTCCTTGATGTTGGTAACAATCAAATTGTTGGTTCTTTTCCATCTTGGTTAGGTGTTCTTCCACATCTTCGAGTTCTTGTCTTGAGATCCAACCAACTCAGCGGCACCATAAGGgatattaaaggtgatcatacaATCAACAACTACTTTGCAAGTTTGCAAATACTTGATTTGGCCTCCAACAACTTCTCCGGAAACCTACCAAATGGATGGTTTAATGAACTGAAAGCAATGATGGAAAATGTCAGTGATGAGGGACAAGTTCTAGGACATGATGCAAATTcaatttcaagattttatcaaGATACTGTTACCATCACATTCAAAGGGTTTGATCTTAGTTTCACCAAAATTCTAAGAACTTTCAAAGCAATTGATTTATCGAATAACTCGTTTGATGGACCACTTCCGGAGTCAATTGGGAGGTTTGTTTCCCTACACGGACTTAACGCATCATACAACAACTTCACGGGACAAATTCCATATCAGTACAGCAACTTGTCTCAGCTGGAATCGTTGGATCTCTCTTGGAACCAGATAACAGGGGAAATACCACAGGAGTTAACCTCACTTACTTCTCTTGAATGGTTGAATCTTTCATACAACAACTTGTATGGAAGAATCCCGCAAGGCAACCAGTTCTCAACATTTTCGGACAGTTCATTTGAAGGTAATCTAGGCCTTTGTGGAGTTCAACTCTCCAAGCACTGCGACAATCAAAGTTCAATTGCTCCAAGTGAAGTGGCTCCTCCAGAATCTGACAGCTTGTGGCAGGACAAACTCGGTGTTATCCTTTTGTTCGCGTTTGTTGGCTTGGGATTTGGAGTCGGCTTTGCACTGTCATTCTTGTTGCGATTGTATTGCCGCATGGAAGGATGGGTCTGCAAGCAATCATGA
- the LOC125542845 gene encoding receptor like protein 27-like isoform X3, translating to MSNLRSLNLDTVQILSGASTWSVALADSVPLLQDLGLFQCSLSGPIHHSFSQLHFLATINLAANVISGQVPSFFAEFSFLSHLDLFHNNFEGQFPTKIFQLGNLTYLEVSYNPSLSVQLPDFPPGNILESLDVRETNLSIAIPDSLFHLNSLKALRLSTTGFPKHLITAIANLTSLESLWLSGSGIEKPMLSWIGRFKNLTDLLLIDYDFYGPIPWWIRNCTNLMFLELSACNLSGAIPSWIGNFTKLSFLDLSNNRLTGKIPTILFNLPSLEELQLSSNELYGTLEDIPDHLSTFMEHIDLSNNNLAGKIPKVLFTLPSLEALILSSNELCGTLEDIPDPISSFQYFIDLSNNNLAGHIPKSLFDLTRLQYLFLDSNQFEGTVDLSLLWKMKALDTLRISNNMLSVIDVGGGYPFTFIPRIRELGLAHCNLTKIPIALRYANELSFLDLSNNRIAGVIPSWIWVKWKDIISLDLSNNIFTSLENSPSVVHMHNLYYLNLSSNKLHGTVPIPLAAKFEAVVFLDYSNNSFSSIMPDFGRYLPNNTLYLDLSRNKLSGHIPRSICIQQDLDLLDLSYNNFSSVVPSCLMQGSSGLSTLKLRENHFHGMLPENIGEGCMLQTIDLNNNQIEGKIPTSLSNCQGLELLDVGNNQIVGSFPSWLGVLPHLRVLVLRSNQLSGTIRDIKGDHTINNYFASLQILDLASNNFSGNLPNGWFNELKAMMENVSDEGQVLGHDANSISRFYQDTVTITFKGFDLSFTKILRTFKAIDLSNNSFDGPLPESIGRFVSLHGLNASYNNFTGQIPYQYSNLSQLESLDLSWNQITGEIPQELTSLTSLEWLNLSYNNLYGRIPQGNQFSTFSDSSFEGNLGLCGVQLSKHCDNQSSIAPSEVAPPESDSLWQDKLGVILLFAFVGLGFGVGFALSFLLRLYCRMEGWVCKQS from the exons ATGAGCAATCTGAGATCGCTCAATCTTGATACTGTGCAAATCTTAAGCGGTGCATCAACTTGGTCCGTTGCATTAGCAGACTCTGTTCCTCTACTACAGGATCTTGGTTTGTTTCAGTGTTCACTAAGTGGTCCAATTCACCATTCATTCTCCCAACTCCATTTTCTAGCAACGATCAACCTCGCAGCTAATGTAATTTCTGGACAGGTTCCTAGCTTCTTTGCAGAATTCTCTTTCTTAAGCCACCTTGATCTCTTTCATAATAATTTTGAAGGACAATTTCCCACGAAGATCTTCCAGCTAGGAAATCTCACATATCTTGAAGTGTCCTACAACCCCAGTCTTTCCGTGCAACTACCAGATTTTCCACCGGGAAATATTTTGGAATCTTTAGACGTGAGGGAGACAAACCTTTCGATTGCCATACCAGACTCCCTTTTCCATCTCAACTCGTTGAAAGCCTTACGCCTTAGCACCACAGGATTTCCCAAGCATCTCATTACTGCCATAGCTAACCTTACGTCCCTAGAGTCATTGTGGCTCTCTGGGTCAGGAATAGAGAAGCCAATGCTCTCTTGGATTGGAAGATTTAAGAATCTGACAGACTTGTTGCTGATAGACTATGATTTCTATGGGCCGATTCCATGGTGGATCAGAAATTGCACGAACTTAATGTTCTTAGAGCTCTCTGCTTGCAATTTGTCTGGGGCAATACCCTCGTGGATTGGGAACTTTACCAAGCTTTCATTTTTGGATTTATCAAATAACCGGTTGACCG GCAAAATCCCAACCATTCTATTCAATCTTCCTTCATTGGAAGAACTACAACTATCATCAAATGAACTTTATGGGACTCTAGAAGACATTCCAGACCACTTGTCTACCTTCATGGAGCACATCGACCTAAGCAATAACAACCTTGCAG GCAAAATCCCGAAGGTTCTGTTCACTCTTCCGTCATTGGAAGCACTAATACTATCATCAAATGAACTTTGTGGAACTCTAGAAGATATTCCAGACCCAATATCTTCCTTCCAGTACTTCATCGACCTAAGCAATAACAACCTTGCAGGTCATATACCCAAATCTTTGTTCGACCTTACGAGGCTTCAATATCTATTCCTTGACTCGAATCAGTTTGAAGGCACCGTAGATCTTAGCCTGCTTTGGAAGATGAAGGCATTGGATACATTAAGGATCTCCAACAATATGTTATCAGTGATAGATGTTGGGGGTggctatccatttacttttatccCTCGCATCAGAGAACTAGGATTAGCGCACTGCAACCTTACAAAAATTCCTATTGCATTGAGGTACGCAAATGAATTGTCCTTCTTGGACCTCTCAAACAACCGAATAGCTGGAGTCATACCAAGTTGGATATGGGTGAAGTGGAAGGATATAATCTCGTTAGACCTCTCAAACAATATTTTCACTAGCCTTGAAAACTCTCCATCTGTTGTTCATATGCACAATTTATATTATCTAAATCTTAGTTCCAACAAACTGCATGGCACTGTACCTATACCACTCGCAGCTAAGTTCGAGGCTGTAGTGTTCTTAGATTACTCAAACAATAGCTTCTCTTCTATTATGCCTGACTTTGGTAGGTACCTTCCCAACAATACCCTTTACCTTGATTTGTCCAGGAATAAATTAAGTGGTCACATACCAAGGTCTATTTGTATCCAACAAGATCTTGACCTACTGGACTTATCATACAACAATTTCAGCAGCGTGGTGCCATCTTGTCTAATGCAAGGTAGCAGCGGCTTGAGTACATTGAAGTTGAGAGAGAATCATTTCCATGGGATGTTGCCTGAAAATATTGGAGAAGGATGTATGCTTCAGACAATAGATCTGAACAACAACCAAATTGAAGGGAAAATACCCACATCACTATCAAATTGCCAAGGCCTAGAGCTCCTTGATGTTGGTAACAATCAAATTGTTGGTTCTTTTCCATCTTGGTTAGGTGTTCTTCCACATCTTCGAGTTCTTGTCTTGAGATCCAACCAACTCAGCGGCACCATAAGGgatattaaaggtgatcatacaATCAACAACTACTTTGCAAGTTTGCAAATACTTGATTTGGCCTCCAACAACTTCTCCGGAAACCTACCAAATGGATGGTTTAATGAACTGAAAGCAATGATGGAAAATGTCAGTGATGAGGGACAAGTTCTAGGACATGATGCAAATTcaatttcaagattttatcaaGATACTGTTACCATCACATTCAAAGGGTTTGATCTTAGTTTCACCAAAATTCTAAGAACTTTCAAAGCAATTGATTTATCGAATAACTCGTTTGATGGACCACTTCCGGAGTCAATTGGGAGGTTTGTTTCCCTACACGGACTTAACGCATCATACAACAACTTCACGGGACAAATTCCATATCAGTACAGCAACTTGTCTCAGCTGGAATCGTTGGATCTCTCTTGGAACCAGATAACAGGGGAAATACCACAGGAGTTAACCTCACTTACTTCTCTTGAATGGTTGAATCTTTCATACAACAACTTGTATGGAAGAATCCCGCAAGGCAACCAGTTCTCAACATTTTCGGACAGTTCATTTGAAGGTAATCTAGGCCTTTGTGGAGTTCAACTCTCCAAGCACTGCGACAATCAAAGTTCAATTGCTCCAAGTGAAGTGGCTCCTCCAGAATCTGACAGCTTGTGGCAGGACAAACTCGGTGTTATCCTTTTGTTCGCGTTTGTTGGCTTGGGATTTGGAGTCGGCTTTGCACTGTCATTCTTGTTGCGATTGTATTGCCGCATGGAAGGATGGGTCTGCAAGCAATCATGA